A stretch of the Nosocomiicoccus ampullae genome encodes the following:
- a CDS encoding ABC transporter ATP-binding protein: protein MRRFFSYYKPYKGLFMLDFSSAVFVGLLELLFPLIVSGFIDNLLPTENFKLIFIATLGLLAVYILNTFLQYIVTYYGHLLGTNIERDIRNDLYSHIQYLSYRYFDNTKTGKLLTRLTNDLMNIGEIAHHGPEDLFIAIMTLLGAFGIMLWINPELAVISFVIVPLILVIAIYFNKKMTVAFRELFGRVSEFNHLIEDKIGGIRLVQAFAREEDEIKAFKEINRNFRKTKLKAYKIMALNNSISYMLMRFVTVFILIAGAYFVLNDKISYGDFAAFILISNILFKPLEKINAVIELYPNGIAGFKHFTETMNEVSDIQEKENPIILKDTTGEITYENVNFSYEDKKILHDLSFEVSSGETVALVGPSGAGKTTITNLLPRFYDVTSGSIKIDGVDIKEYSLKSLRENIGIVQQDVFLFSGTLRENVAYGKPDATDEEIYDALYKAQLKDLVDSYEDGLDTIVGERGVKLSGGQKQRISIARMFLKNPPILILDEATSALDTETEREIQSALNRLAVGRTTLVIAHRLATIKNADRILVVTPNGIEESGSHEELLENTEGIYRALHDAQFAAL from the coding sequence ATGAGGCGATTTTTTTCATACTACAAACCTTATAAAGGCTTATTTATGTTAGATTTTTCATCGGCAGTTTTTGTCGGGTTGCTTGAATTATTATTTCCACTTATCGTTAGTGGATTTATAGATAATCTACTCCCAACAGAGAACTTTAAACTAATATTCATAGCAACTCTTGGATTACTTGCGGTATACATTTTGAATACTTTTTTACAATATATTGTGACGTACTATGGACACTTACTTGGAACTAATATTGAAAGAGATATACGTAACGACTTATATAGTCACATTCAGTACTTATCTTATCGTTACTTTGATAATACGAAAACCGGTAAACTATTAACACGATTAACAAATGACCTTATGAATATCGGTGAGATAGCCCACCACGGTCCTGAAGATTTATTTATTGCGATAATGACGCTATTAGGCGCTTTCGGGATTATGCTTTGGATCAACCCAGAACTCGCTGTTATATCATTTGTCATTGTTCCACTTATTCTAGTTATCGCGATTTACTTCAACAAAAAGATGACAGTCGCATTTAGAGAGTTATTCGGACGTGTGTCTGAATTTAACCACCTCATTGAAGATAAAATCGGTGGCATTCGCCTCGTTCAAGCATTCGCACGTGAAGAAGATGAAATTAAAGCGTTTAAGGAAATTAACAGAAACTTTAGAAAAACAAAATTAAAAGCGTATAAAATTATGGCATTAAATAACTCAATTTCTTATATGCTCATGCGTTTTGTGACAGTGTTTATTTTAATTGCCGGTGCGTACTTTGTATTAAACGATAAAATTTCTTACGGAGATTTTGCGGCATTCATTTTAATTTCTAATATTTTATTTAAGCCACTTGAAAAAATTAACGCAGTCATCGAACTATACCCAAACGGTATCGCAGGATTTAAACACTTTACTGAAACGATGAACGAAGTATCTGATATTCAAGAAAAAGAAAACCCAATTATTTTAAAAGATACAACAGGTGAAATTACATATGAAAATGTTAATTTCTCATATGAAGATAAAAAAATATTACATGATTTATCGTTTGAAGTGAGTAGCGGAGAGACAGTAGCACTCGTTGGTCCGAGTGGTGCAGGTAAAACGACAATCACCAACCTTTTACCACGATTTTACGATGTCACGAGTGGCTCAATCAAAATCGATGGTGTCGACATTAAAGAGTACTCTCTAAAATCTTTAAGAGAAAATATCGGTATCGTCCAACAAGATGTCTTCTTATTCTCTGGAACATTAAGAGAAAACGTCGCTTATGGTAAACCTGACGCGACAGATGAAGAGATTTACGATGCACTCTATAAAGCACAACTGAAAGATCTCGTAGATAGTTATGAGGACGGTCTCGATACAATTGTCGGAGAGCGCGGGGTTAAATTATCGGGTGGACAGAAACAAAGAATTTCTATCGCAAGAATGTTCTTAAAAAATCCACCAATTCTAATACTAGACGAAGCAACAAGTGCGTTAGACACTGAAACTGAAAGAGAAATTCAATCTGCATTAAATAGACTCGCAGTCGGTCGTACAACACTCGTTATCGCACATAGACTCGCAACAATTAAAAATGCAGACCGTATTTTAGTTGTGACACCAAATGGAATAGAAGAATCTGGTAGTCACGAAGAACTATTAGAAAATACCGAAGGAATTTACCGCGCGTTACACGACGCACAATTTGCAGCTCTTTAA
- a CDS encoding nitroreductase family protein, which produces MDVIKPIYDRKSTKIFKKIEPISKEAVETIIEAAIQAPNHHITEPWKFFVMQGDNMQKFYDAAVEFQKNRDITEEEFERMKVKMVNKTMVAPTVILAVYSKNKNKTRGKYEEDILAVGAAIQNMLIQATSMGIDSIWKTGPVYNSKEVKSALGIEEDEEVVGAIFFGENDNAKELSRKRTDKKEKTIWL; this is translated from the coding sequence ATGGACGTTATTAAACCAATTTATGATAGAAAAAGTACAAAAATATTTAAGAAAATTGAACCGATTTCTAAAGAAGCGGTTGAAACGATTATAGAAGCGGCAATCCAAGCACCAAATCACCATATTACAGAGCCTTGGAAGTTTTTTGTTATGCAAGGTGATAATATGCAGAAGTTCTATGATGCTGCGGTGGAATTCCAAAAAAATCGAGATATTACTGAAGAAGAATTTGAACGTATGAAAGTGAAAATGGTCAATAAAACAATGGTCGCACCAACAGTCATTTTAGCAGTCTATAGTAAAAATAAAAATAAAACACGTGGTAAATATGAAGAAGACATATTAGCAGTCGGCGCTGCGATTCAAAATATGCTCATTCAAGCGACGAGCATGGGTATCGATTCGATTTGGAAAACTGGACCTGTTTATAATAGTAAAGAAGTAAAATCAGCATTAGGTATAGAAGAAGACGAAGAAGTCGTTGGAGCTATATTCTTCGGAGAAAACGATAATGCAAAAGAGCTTAGTAGAAAACGTACAGACAAAAAAGAAAAAACAATTTGGTTATAA
- a CDS encoding ABC transporter ATP-binding protein, producing the protein MYNRFMSKVKLNNISKYFKESTALNDVSFNIKEGECLAVVGPSGSGKSTILRIIAGLLEPSSGEVFIENKNMTYSKPKDRNLTFVFQNLALYPHLTVKQNIEFSIKKNMSKEELTTHVETIATELDIFNHLNKRPHELSGGERQRVALARSLATNADIILMDEPLASLDTSLKREITDLILRIKTEEKKTIIYVTHDHNEAMKLGDKILVLNDGEVEQFSDASLVYSHPNNPFVAQFFGTHPMNVFKYHGKLCGVRREDIYIVEDGIKVQVIDVNKIGGDIFVSFTYKNQRLVLLTRENNIDIGDEINIQFESLHEFQ; encoded by the coding sequence ATGTATAATAGATTTATGAGTAAAGTTAAATTAAATAATATTAGTAAGTACTTTAAAGAGAGCACTGCACTTAATGATGTGAGTTTTAATATTAAAGAAGGGGAGTGCCTCGCAGTTGTTGGACCGTCTGGGTCTGGCAAAAGTACGATTTTAAGAATAATCGCTGGACTTCTAGAACCGTCAAGCGGTGAAGTTTTTATAGAAAATAAAAATATGACCTATTCCAAGCCAAAAGATCGTAATTTAACGTTTGTCTTTCAAAATCTTGCATTATACCCACACTTAACAGTAAAACAAAATATCGAATTTAGTATTAAGAAAAATATGAGTAAAGAGGAGTTAACAACGCATGTTGAAACGATTGCGACTGAACTGGATATTTTTAACCATTTAAATAAGCGCCCACATGAACTTTCAGGCGGAGAAAGGCAGCGTGTCGCCCTCGCTAGAAGTCTTGCGACAAATGCGGATATTATATTAATGGACGAACCACTTGCGAGTCTTGACACAAGTTTAAAGCGTGAAATTACAGATCTTATTTTACGTATTAAAACTGAAGAGAAAAAAACGATTATCTATGTCACACACGATCATAATGAAGCAATGAAATTAGGCGATAAAATACTCGTTCTTAATGACGGAGAAGTCGAGCAGTTTAGTGACGCATCTCTAGTATATAGTCATCCGAATAATCCGTTTGTCGCACAGTTTTTCGGAACTCATCCGATGAATGTTTTTAAATATCATGGTAAACTTTGTGGGGTGAGACGAGAAGACATTTATATTGTAGAAGACGGTATTAAAGTACAAGTGATAGACGTAAACAAAATTGGTGGAGATATATTTGTATCATTTACATATAAAAATCAGCGACTTGTCTTACTCACTAGAGAGAATAATATAGACATTGGTGATGAAATAAATATACAATTTGAATCACTACACGAATTTCAATAA
- a CDS encoding fructose bisphosphate aldolase, with the protein MSHLDKVTNGNGFIAALDQSGGSTPKALRLYGISEDSYDTEEEMFDLVHKMRTRIVTSPAFTSDKILGAILFEQTMESKVDGKYTAEYLTDKGIAPFLKVDKGLADKENGVQLMKPMPELDELLDRANEHGIFGTKMRSVIHEANEDAIKEVVKQQFDIGKRILDKGLVPIIEPEVDIHSEDKEKIEDIMKVAILDELDKLEEGQDVMLKLTIPSVRNNFKELVEHPRVIRVVALSGGYSRATANELLKENDGIIASFSRGLTEGLSVDQTDEEFNNMLEDSVEKIYDASVNKK; encoded by the coding sequence ATGTCACATTTAGACAAAGTAACAAATGGTAATGGATTTATTGCAGCGTTAGACCAAAGTGGTGGTTCAACACCTAAAGCTTTACGCTTATATGGTATCTCTGAAGATAGCTACGATACTGAAGAAGAAATGTTTGATCTTGTACACAAAATGCGTACACGCATCGTGACGTCACCAGCATTTACGAGTGACAAAATTTTAGGTGCAATTCTTTTTGAACAAACAATGGAAAGTAAAGTAGATGGTAAATACACTGCTGAATATTTAACTGATAAAGGTATCGCACCATTCTTAAAAGTAGACAAAGGACTTGCAGATAAAGAAAACGGTGTTCAGTTAATGAAACCAATGCCTGAACTTGATGAGTTATTAGACCGTGCAAACGAACACGGCATCTTCGGTACAAAAATGCGCTCAGTTATTCATGAAGCAAATGAAGATGCAATTAAAGAAGTTGTAAAACAACAATTCGATATCGGTAAAAGAATTTTAGACAAAGGTTTAGTACCAATCATCGAGCCAGAAGTTGATATTCACTCAGAAGATAAAGAAAAAATCGAAGACATTATGAAAGTTGCGATTTTAGACGAATTAGACAAATTAGAAGAAGGACAAGACGTCATGCTAAAACTGACAATCCCTTCAGTAAGAAACAACTTTAAAGAATTAGTCGAACACCCACGTGTGATTCGTGTTGTTGCATTATCAGGTGGGTATAGCCGTGCAACAGCAAACGAACTATTAAAAGAAAACGATGGTATCATCGCAAGCTTCTCACGCGGATTAACAGAAGGATTATCCGTCGATCAAACTGATGAAGAATTCAACAACATGCTTGAAGATTCAGTAGAAAAGATCTACGACGCTTCAGTAAATAAAAAATAA
- a CDS encoding helix-turn-helix domain-containing protein has product MSKYSYDLKLEIIRRYEEGFGAIILSKEFNISHDTINNWIMAYNLYGEVGLKKSLSKTRYSGEFKLSVLKYRINNETSYSETAQVFGIKNPSTIAGWQRKYDLEGFSGLCGTLGRPRKREGTTMPKNNDEPKELSKSEREELIELRERNEYLEAKLLYQKKLDALLREKRAQTKKRRK; this is encoded by the coding sequence ATGTCAAAGTATAGTTATGATTTGAAGTTAGAAATTATAAGAAGATATGAAGAAGGTTTTGGAGCAATCATTCTTTCAAAAGAGTTTAATATAAGCCATGACACGATCAACAATTGGATAATGGCTTATAATCTCTATGGCGAAGTTGGTTTAAAGAAAAGTTTATCTAAAACACGTTATTCTGGTGAGTTTAAGTTATCCGTATTAAAATATAGGATAAATAACGAAACTTCCTATTCAGAAACAGCTCAAGTCTTTGGAATCAAGAATCCATCTACAATAGCTGGTTGGCAGCGAAAGTATGATTTGGAAGGCTTTAGTGGTTTGTGTGGTACTTTAGGAAGACCTAGAAAACGTGAGGGAACGACTATGCCTAAGAATAACGATGAACCAAAAGAACTATCAAAGTCTGAGAGAGAAGAACTTATTGAACTAAGAGAAAGAAATGAGTACCTCGAAGCAAAACTGCTTTACCAAAAAAAGTTGGATGCCTTGCTTCGGGAAAAGCGTGCTCAAACAAAGAAAAGACGCAAGTAG